One Paroedura picta isolate Pp20150507F chromosome 3, Ppicta_v3.0, whole genome shotgun sequence genomic window carries:
- the LEAP2 gene encoding liver-expressed antimicrobial peptide 2 — protein sequence MQRRGFESIKARPDSWEIIFRNSSSFWETYRLVESDPKSMQCLKIAAVILVCSVLLTQTHCAALGPQSSELTRLKRMTPFWRGVTRPVGAPCREHSECFSRLCRSKRCSVTISEE from the exons ATGCAACGCAGAGGCTTTGAATCTATAAAAGCCAGGCCAGACAGCTGGGAAATTATATTCAGGAATTCCAGTAGCTTCTGGGAAACATACCGACTAGTGGAAAGTGATCCAAAGAGCATGCAGTGCTTAAAAATTGCAGCGGTCATCCTGGTTTGCTCAGTCCTGCTGACTCAG ACACACTGTGCTGCTTTGGGTCCACAAAGTTCTGAGCTGACAAGGCTTAAGAGAATGACACCTTTCTGGAGGGGCGTCACAAGGCCAGTTGGAGCACCATGCAGGGAACACAGTGAATGCTTCAGCAGACTATGCAG GAGTAAACGCTGTTCTGTAACAATATCCGAAGAATGA